In Alteromonas mediterranea DE, a single genomic region encodes these proteins:
- a CDS encoding LacI family DNA-binding transcriptional regulator, translated as MATIYQVSEAAGVSLATVSRVMNGNAKVSERTRKKVEDAMASLGYQPNAIAQSLASNRTNSVGLLVSELHGSYFGDLMSTVENVLKQNGKHVIITAGHVDEKREHEAIEFLKSRRCDALILHAEAVSDDYLKKLVDSKIHVVVINRKVDELDENCFVVDNEQGGYLATKAAIDAGHKHIAYISGPLFKKDASDRLSGHKKALEEAGIPFAKTSMFEGDFHESSGQEGMLYLQENYPELTALVCANDEMASGAMTAAREAGFDIPDQLSIIGFDNVLFSRYLYPKLTTINNPINAMGEMAAFWVLEHVYDIKSPIPIEHLFVPEMIDRDTLGNL; from the coding sequence ATGGCAACAATTTACCAAGTATCAGAAGCAGCAGGCGTATCTCTCGCTACCGTTTCTCGTGTTATGAATGGAAACGCGAAGGTAAGCGAACGCACCCGTAAAAAGGTAGAAGACGCAATGGCATCGCTAGGCTATCAGCCTAACGCTATTGCGCAGTCTCTGGCATCGAACCGGACCAACAGCGTTGGATTGCTTGTATCGGAACTGCATGGCTCTTACTTCGGTGATTTGATGAGTACCGTTGAAAACGTACTCAAACAAAATGGCAAACACGTCATTATTACTGCTGGGCACGTTGACGAAAAGCGAGAGCACGAGGCCATTGAGTTTTTAAAAAGCCGCCGCTGTGACGCGCTAATTTTACACGCGGAAGCCGTGTCCGATGACTACTTGAAAAAGCTTGTCGACAGTAAAATTCATGTTGTTGTGATAAATCGCAAAGTAGATGAACTAGATGAAAACTGCTTTGTCGTCGACAATGAGCAAGGTGGCTATCTAGCGACAAAAGCGGCTATCGACGCCGGCCACAAACACATTGCTTATATTAGCGGCCCGCTGTTTAAAAAAGACGCGAGCGACCGTCTCTCTGGCCACAAGAAAGCGCTAGAAGAGGCTGGAATTCCTTTTGCCAAAACTAGCATGTTTGAAGGTGACTTCCATGAGTCTTCGGGCCAAGAAGGCATGCTCTATCTACAGGAAAACTACCCTGAGTTAACTGCACTTGTTTGTGCAAACGATGAAATGGCATCAGGCGCAATGACAGCCGCACGGGAAGCGGGGTTTGATATTCCAGATCAGCTTTCCATTATCGGTTTCGATAACGTGCTTTTTTCACGCTACCTTTACCCTAAACTCACGACTATCAATAACCCTATTAACGCAATGGGCGAAATGGCGGCTTTCTGGGTGCTAGAACATGTTTACGACATTAAAAGCCCCATTCCCATTGAGCATCTATTCGTTCCAGAGATGATTGATAGGGACACATTAGGCAACTTATAA
- a CDS encoding GH1 family beta-glucosidase, which yields MQEINLPSNSMMLSKDFLFGVATSSFQIEGDRNGRLDCIWDTFCAQENTIEDGTNGDEACKHIELWKQDVALIDNLGVDAYRLSISWPRVMNQDGTVNEIGIRFYINLVDELKRRGMKVFVTLYHWDLPQYLEDQGGWLNRDTAYAFAQYAEVVANALGEKVHAYATLNEPFCSAYLGYEVGIHAPGITGVGNGRKAAHHLLLAHGLALKVLNKYCPNSQNGIVLNFSTCHGATDSQADKRAAQLADDYHNQWYLTPIVEGKYPEVIDRLDDADKPDIHEGDMAIISQPIDYLGINYYTRTVYEGTDNDWFEVVPPTTTELTAMGWEITPDAFTELLVDLHQRYTLPPIYITENGAAMDDELVNGEVNDDDRTAYFHTHLNAVNSAIEQGVDIRGYFAWSLMDNFEWALGYKKRFGIVYVDYKTQKRTLKQSALAYSKLVKSRINGYISGIK from the coding sequence ATGCAAGAAATTAACTTACCCTCCAACTCAATGATGTTGTCGAAAGACTTTTTGTTTGGTGTGGCTACCTCTAGCTTTCAAATAGAGGGCGACCGGAACGGCCGCTTAGACTGTATCTGGGACACGTTCTGCGCCCAAGAAAATACCATCGAGGACGGCACTAACGGCGATGAAGCATGTAAACACATTGAATTATGGAAACAAGATGTTGCGCTTATCGATAATTTAGGTGTGGACGCTTACCGACTCTCTATCTCTTGGCCTCGTGTGATGAACCAAGACGGTACCGTGAATGAAATAGGCATTCGTTTTTATATCAACTTGGTTGATGAGCTTAAGCGCCGCGGTATGAAAGTGTTCGTTACGCTTTACCACTGGGACTTGCCTCAGTATTTAGAAGACCAAGGGGGCTGGTTAAATCGAGATACAGCCTACGCATTCGCGCAGTATGCTGAAGTGGTAGCAAACGCGCTGGGCGAAAAAGTGCATGCTTATGCCACGTTAAATGAACCATTTTGCTCAGCCTACCTAGGTTATGAAGTCGGTATCCACGCACCTGGAATAACAGGTGTTGGCAACGGCCGAAAAGCTGCCCACCACTTGCTTCTAGCTCACGGTTTAGCTTTAAAGGTACTGAATAAGTATTGCCCTAATAGCCAAAACGGCATCGTTCTTAATTTCAGTACCTGTCATGGCGCCACTGATTCTCAAGCAGACAAGCGTGCAGCACAGCTCGCTGACGATTATCACAACCAATGGTACTTAACGCCCATTGTCGAAGGTAAGTATCCTGAGGTAATCGATAGACTTGATGATGCAGATAAGCCTGATATTCACGAAGGTGATATGGCGATCATCTCGCAACCCATCGACTATTTGGGAATTAACTACTACACCCGTACGGTGTACGAAGGTACTGATAACGATTGGTTTGAAGTGGTTCCACCAACAACCACTGAATTAACCGCAATGGGCTGGGAAATCACACCTGATGCATTTACCGAATTACTCGTAGACCTTCACCAACGTTACACCTTGCCACCTATTTACATTACTGAAAATGGTGCCGCTATGGATGATGAGCTTGTTAATGGCGAGGTAAACGATGACGATCGCACTGCATACTTTCATACCCATCTTAATGCGGTGAATAGTGCTATCGAACAAGGTGTTGATATACGAGGCTACTTTGCCTGGAGCTTAATGGACAACTTCGAATGGGCGCTAGGCTACAAAAAGCGCTTTGGCATTGTTTACGTCGATTACAAAACCCAAAAACGCACGTTAAAACAAAGTGCTTTGGCTTATTCAAAACTGGTGAAGAGCCGGATAAATGGGTACATTAGCGGTATCAAATAA